The following proteins are encoded in a genomic region of Desulfovibrio legallii:
- a CDS encoding virulence factor SrfB, translating into MDAIPRYLSPVSIIPGGCPQFLDFELPLADLKSLTRQFYEEVRAPEPGAPEAPEAHRYQHLLRCLRPATADPDQAEAYLDMLTGRPYAVPGEYEDRVYAKNALKELDLWAGQWLPVPFLRTLDQFWPDGGKRFEYGPSNWARARITQSARRPQMARVVLLFDTTVEDRPGQGEQYHALSPQDVTDHGHFMLAHQVRDNSWFLNAPWVDEWLAGLYDALRQAEYARSRKHGSWRDDTPNVLEHLASYLTWLEILRRACGELAVQVINPDRDTPVDVDLVLDIGNSRTTGILVETLPQRVTNLNDSYLLELRDLSEPENVYAEPFETRVEFVDAQFGNDALSRRSGRQTPAFAWPSAVRIGPEAARLAAQAVCAEGATGMSSPKRYLWDERPWLQSWRYNTGGRAEPMVSRGLFPRQLNPLGTPLACFGDPLFRKSPALKKQQAEPIFESLFTRSSLMLFMLGEILTQALVTINSPTTRSRREQPNLPRRLRRLIFTVPTAMPVAEKRIFRRWVTWAVRVVWQALGWGQWYAAKPAAAARGDYRQSPQVRCDWDEASCSQLVLLYNELAVKQHGDAHHLFRLLGKPRAAYGNRPCVRLASIDIGGGTTDLSITTFELSSGEGDTPRIVPHTEFRDGFNIAGDEVLREVVVNHVIPAIGKALEAHGLTDPRALLGQLFGRDAIGMSQEDRNTRVRLVRQIAVPVALGLLAACENPDLSGLNLTCPLERFFEPVPPETTRDAKAGANGQADNRPLPNGQPHSNGPAPYAAVPPDAARALEAGQDGAREGDVTDDAPFVAAPATRPQKDTLEAVEKLVQRAAPFIQNFNILDVPIQVCPAAVAHTIRATLGGPLSALCELAHLYDCDALLLTGRPSSWSAVVDAVLARLPVPPDRIIPMRRYRAGAWYPFADAMGRISDPKTTVVVGAILCALADGHLEGFSFDSAALRLTSAARYIGEMDINGQLRRAKVWFTVDVNSRECSEHSRTVAFSGPLSIGYRQLDAERWPTTRYLLLTFADEAARARAAGRLPYAVEVRLDVAEDVWEEDAPPAVNNEESRSEGECSIADITDNQGNRVNPTDLEIRLQTLKLDEGYWLDTGIVIDAG; encoded by the coding sequence ATGGACGCCATTCCCCGGTACCTTTCCCCGGTCAGCATCATCCCTGGCGGCTGCCCGCAGTTTCTGGATTTTGAACTGCCCCTTGCCGACCTGAAATCACTGACGCGGCAGTTTTACGAAGAAGTACGCGCGCCGGAACCCGGCGCTCCGGAGGCCCCGGAGGCCCATCGCTACCAGCACCTGCTGCGCTGCCTGCGACCGGCGACGGCGGACCCCGATCAGGCCGAAGCCTACCTGGATATGCTCACCGGGCGCCCCTATGCCGTCCCCGGCGAGTATGAAGACAGGGTATACGCCAAAAACGCGCTTAAAGAGCTGGACCTCTGGGCAGGCCAGTGGCTGCCCGTGCCTTTTCTGCGCACCCTGGACCAGTTCTGGCCGGACGGCGGCAAGCGCTTTGAGTATGGCCCCTCCAACTGGGCGCGGGCCCGGATTACGCAATCCGCGCGGCGGCCCCAGATGGCGCGCGTGGTGCTGCTTTTTGACACCACGGTGGAAGACAGGCCGGGACAGGGCGAGCAGTACCACGCCCTCTCGCCCCAGGACGTGACGGACCACGGGCACTTTATGCTGGCCCACCAGGTGCGCGACAATTCCTGGTTTCTCAACGCGCCATGGGTGGACGAGTGGCTGGCTGGCCTCTACGATGCCCTGCGGCAGGCCGAGTATGCCCGCTCCAGAAAGCACGGCTCCTGGCGGGACGACACCCCCAACGTGCTGGAACACCTGGCCTCCTACCTTACCTGGCTGGAGATCCTACGCCGTGCCTGCGGGGAGCTGGCCGTACAGGTCATCAATCCGGACCGGGACACCCCTGTGGACGTGGACCTGGTGCTGGACATCGGCAATTCGCGCACCACGGGCATCCTGGTGGAAACCCTGCCCCAGCGCGTCACCAACCTCAACGACAGTTATCTGCTGGAGCTACGCGACCTGAGCGAGCCCGAAAACGTCTACGCCGAGCCCTTTGAAACCCGCGTGGAGTTTGTGGACGCCCAGTTCGGCAACGACGCCCTCTCCCGCCGTTCCGGCCGCCAAACGCCCGCCTTCGCCTGGCCTTCGGCCGTGCGCATCGGGCCGGAAGCCGCCCGCCTGGCGGCCCAGGCCGTATGCGCGGAAGGGGCCACGGGCATGTCCAGCCCCAAGCGCTATCTCTGGGACGAACGCCCCTGGCTGCAGAGCTGGCGCTACAATACCGGCGGCCGGGCCGAGCCCATGGTCAGCCGCGGGCTCTTTCCCCGGCAGCTCAACCCCCTGGGCACGCCCCTGGCCTGCTTCGGCGACCCCCTGTTCAGAAAAAGTCCGGCCCTGAAAAAGCAGCAGGCCGAACCCATCTTTGAATCCCTGTTCACCCGCTCCTCGCTCATGCTCTTTATGCTGGGCGAAATTCTCACCCAGGCCCTGGTCACCATCAATTCTCCCACTACCCGCTCCCGGCGGGAACAGCCCAATCTGCCCCGGCGGCTGCGGCGGCTTATCTTTACCGTGCCCACGGCCATGCCCGTGGCGGAAAAGCGCATCTTCCGCCGCTGGGTTACCTGGGCCGTGCGGGTTGTCTGGCAGGCCCTGGGCTGGGGCCAGTGGTACGCGGCCAAGCCCGCAGCCGCGGCCAGGGGCGACTACCGCCAGAGCCCGCAGGTGCGTTGCGACTGGGATGAGGCCAGCTGCTCCCAGCTGGTGCTGCTCTACAACGAGCTGGCCGTCAAGCAGCACGGCGATGCCCACCACCTCTTCCGCCTCCTGGGCAAGCCCCGCGCGGCTTACGGCAACCGGCCCTGCGTGCGTCTGGCCTCCATCGACATCGGCGGCGGCACCACAGACCTTTCCATCACCACCTTTGAGCTGTCCAGCGGCGAGGGCGACACCCCCCGCATCGTGCCGCATACGGAGTTCCGGGACGGCTTCAACATCGCCGGGGATGAAGTGCTGCGCGAGGTGGTGGTCAACCACGTCATCCCGGCCATCGGCAAGGCGCTGGAGGCCCACGGCCTGACGGACCCCCGCGCCCTGCTGGGGCAGCTTTTCGGCCGGGACGCCATCGGCATGTCGCAGGAGGACCGCAACACCCGCGTCCGCCTGGTGCGGCAGATTGCCGTGCCCGTGGCCCTGGGCCTGCTGGCCGCCTGCGAAAATCCGGACCTCAGCGGGCTCAACCTCACCTGCCCGCTGGAACGTTTTTTTGAACCCGTCCCCCCTGAAACCACAAGAGACGCCAAGGCCGGAGCCAACGGGCAAGCAGACAACAGGCCGCTGCCCAACGGACAGCCGCACAGCAACGGTCCGGCCCCTTACGCCGCTGTACCGCCGGATGCGGCGCGCGCCCTGGAGGCCGGTCAGGATGGCGCCCGCGAGGGCGACGTCACGGACGACGCCCCCTTTGTGGCCGCGCCCGCAACCCGGCCCCAGAAGGACACCCTGGAGGCAGTGGAAAAGTTGGTGCAGCGCGCGGCACCCTTCATCCAGAACTTTAACATTCTGGACGTGCCCATCCAGGTCTGCCCGGCCGCAGTGGCGCACACCATCCGCGCCACCCTGGGCGGCCCCCTCTCCGCCCTCTGCGAGCTGGCGCACCTGTATGACTGCGACGCCCTACTGCTCACCGGGCGGCCCAGCTCCTGGTCCGCCGTGGTGGATGCGGTGCTGGCCCGCCTGCCCGTACCGCCGGACAGGATCATCCCCATGCGGCGCTACCGTGCGGGAGCCTGGTATCCCTTTGCCGACGCCATGGGCCGCATCAGCGACCCCAAAACCACCGTGGTGGTAGGGGCCATCCTCTGCGCCCTGGCCGACGGCCATCTGGAGGGCTTCTCCTTTGATTCCGCAGCCCTGCGCCTTACCTCCGCCGCCCGCTACATCGGCGAGATGGACATCAACGGCCAGCTGCGCCGGGCCAAGGTCTGGTTCACGGTGGACGTGAATAGCAGAGAATGCAGCGAGCACAGCCGCACGGTGGCCTTCAGCGGCCCCCTTTCCATCGGCTACCGGCAACTGGACGCCGAACGCTGGCCCACTACCCGCTACCTGCTGCTGACCTTTGCGGACGAGGCGGCCCGCGCCCGCGCCGCGGGCCGCCTGCCCTACGCCGTGGAAGTACGCCTGGACGTGGCGGAAGACGTCTGGGAGGAAGACGCCCCCCCGGCCGTGAACAATGAGGAAAGCCGCAGTGAAGGCGAATGCAGCATCGCGGACATAACGGACAATCAGGGCAACCGCGTGAACCCGACCGATCTGGAAATCCGCCTGCAAACCCTTAAACTGGACGAAGGCTACTGGCTGGACACGGGCATCGTGATCGACGCCGGCTAA
- a CDS encoding virulence factor SrfC family protein, whose amino-acid sequence MQQQDSELARHCRQLAESARQAGTWLADNAALVGGERAALQKDTRQAARFFGKCEQAALRKMCVGVFGPSQSGKSYLISALASNAAGVLLADFHGEAHDFIKEINPEGGKESTGLVTRFTTTPPPGVSVDYPIRLRLLSETDVARVLANTYYADCDHKDAPDADALRASLEALATRAAASPLPGGLSDDDVEELRDYVQKNFASRPRVQLLQNGYWARAVELAPRLDLDGRAALLGLIWDNVPQFQAVYLELCAALHGLGNPAEAFCPREALIPRENSIIDVARLHGLGAPAGDDTLSIATAEGRSARLPRAVVTALTAEITIYMREKPDDFFDYTDLLDFPGYRARYKFTNLREALETKRETLKELFLRGKVAYLFERYREEKELTSMLLCIGPSTQEVQDLPQAVYEWICSTHGERPEMRAGKPPALFFVLTKMDMEFEKKAGSPSVETRWTTRLESSLVNFFGQMHDWPQNWDGTQPFNNVFLLRNPNFLCEAIFTYDQRRETGIRPEQQAFVEEVRRAFLQSPLVQRHVAQPEAVWQAAMTLNDGGVSLLRERLRPLCNPELKRRQIAVSLAERCARLRTALAPFYRPDDREELRRQKEQLARSLAVLLAGVAEKQLFGAFLRRLQVRDEDLYELCCNAWQSPVAGEAPPAPVVGTRVAASDILSDIFGDAAPAAPKEEHAAPARDTAGVFAATVLDHWIERLRQFGGGAEIRTLFDLPAREVDQLCHELIQAAARCRLRETLEAELRRNTAYGNLARERQVWKQVSLAADAINAFVDWLGFDPRNKSRAERTLQLGGKAVSLFDPPPDVVGEPRIGEQEAPYDRLWYTDWLRALVANILANVDFDGQQSVNPEQNNRLRDILQAFKD is encoded by the coding sequence ATGCAACAGCAGGATAGCGAACTGGCGCGGCACTGCCGCCAACTGGCTGAATCCGCCCGGCAAGCCGGAACCTGGCTTGCGGATAACGCCGCCCTGGTGGGCGGCGAACGCGCGGCTCTGCAAAAGGACACCCGCCAGGCGGCCCGCTTTTTCGGCAAGTGCGAGCAGGCGGCCCTGCGCAAAATGTGCGTGGGCGTCTTTGGCCCCAGCCAATCGGGCAAGTCCTACCTCATCTCCGCTCTGGCCAGCAACGCCGCAGGCGTTCTGCTGGCCGACTTTCACGGAGAGGCCCACGACTTCATCAAAGAAATAAACCCGGAAGGCGGCAAGGAATCCACAGGGCTCGTCACCCGCTTTACCACCACCCCGCCTCCCGGCGTCAGCGTGGATTATCCCATCCGCCTGCGCCTGCTCTCTGAAACGGACGTGGCCCGCGTGCTGGCCAATACCTACTATGCCGACTGCGACCACAAGGACGCCCCCGACGCCGACGCTCTGCGCGCAAGCCTGGAGGCCCTGGCCACCCGCGCCGCCGCCTCTCCCCTGCCCGGCGGGCTGAGCGACGACGACGTGGAAGAGCTCCGGGACTATGTGCAGAAGAATTTCGCCTCCCGTCCGCGCGTGCAGCTGCTCCAGAACGGCTACTGGGCGCGGGCCGTGGAGCTTGCCCCCCGGCTGGATCTGGACGGCCGCGCCGCGCTGCTGGGCCTGATCTGGGACAACGTGCCGCAGTTCCAGGCGGTTTATCTGGAGCTCTGTGCAGCCCTGCACGGGCTCGGCAACCCCGCAGAAGCCTTCTGCCCGCGCGAGGCTCTTATCCCGCGTGAAAACAGCATTATCGACGTGGCCCGTCTGCACGGCCTGGGCGCGCCCGCCGGGGACGATACCCTGTCCATTGCCACTGCGGAGGGCCGCAGCGCGCGCCTGCCCCGGGCCGTGGTCACGGCCCTCACGGCAGAAATCACCATCTACATGCGCGAAAAGCCAGACGATTTCTTTGACTACACCGATCTGCTGGACTTCCCCGGCTACCGGGCGCGCTACAAGTTCACCAATCTGCGCGAAGCCCTGGAAACCAAACGCGAAACCCTCAAGGAGCTCTTCCTGCGCGGCAAGGTGGCCTATCTTTTTGAACGCTACCGGGAGGAAAAAGAGCTCACCAGCATGCTCCTCTGCATCGGGCCCAGCACCCAGGAGGTGCAGGACCTGCCCCAGGCCGTCTATGAATGGATCTGCTCCACCCACGGGGAGCGGCCCGAAATGCGCGCGGGCAAGCCCCCGGCCCTGTTCTTCGTCCTCACCAAGATGGACATGGAGTTTGAAAAAAAAGCCGGTTCCCCCTCGGTGGAAACCCGCTGGACCACGCGCCTGGAGTCCTCCCTGGTCAACTTCTTCGGCCAGATGCACGACTGGCCGCAGAACTGGGACGGCACGCAGCCTTTCAACAACGTTTTTCTGCTGCGCAACCCCAACTTCCTGTGCGAGGCCATCTTCACCTACGACCAACGGCGGGAAACCGGCATCCGCCCAGAGCAGCAGGCCTTTGTGGAGGAAGTCCGCCGCGCCTTCCTCCAGTCCCCCCTGGTGCAGCGCCATGTGGCCCAGCCGGAGGCGGTCTGGCAGGCGGCCATGACCCTCAACGACGGCGGCGTGTCCCTGCTGCGGGAGCGCCTGCGGCCCCTGTGCAATCCGGAGCTCAAACGCCGCCAGATCGCCGTAAGCCTTGCGGAACGCTGCGCCCGGCTGCGTACGGCCCTTGCCCCTTTCTACCGCCCTGACGACCGGGAAGAACTGCGCCGCCAGAAGGAGCAGCTGGCCCGCAGCCTGGCTGTGCTGCTGGCCGGCGTGGCGGAAAAACAGCTCTTCGGCGCTTTTCTGCGCCGCCTCCAGGTGCGGGACGAAGACCTCTACGAGCTGTGCTGCAACGCCTGGCAGAGCCCGGTTGCGGGTGAGGCCCCGCCCGCCCCGGTGGTGGGCACCCGCGTGGCCGCCAGCGACATTCTGAGCGATATTTTCGGCGATGCGGCCCCGGCCGCCCCCAAGGAGGAACACGCCGCCCCGGCCAGAGACACGGCAGGCGTATTCGCCGCCACAGTGCTGGACCATTGGATTGAACGGCTGCGCCAGTTCGGCGGCGGCGCGGAAATCCGCACCCTGTTCGACCTGCCCGCGCGGGAGGTGGACCAGCTCTGCCATGAGCTCATCCAGGCCGCCGCCCGCTGCCGCCTGCGGGAAACCCTGGAGGCCGAGCTGCGCCGCAACACGGCCTACGGCAACCTGGCCAGGGAACGTCAGGTCTGGAAGCAGGTCAGCCTGGCGGCGGACGCCATCAACGCCTTTGTGGACTGGCTGGGCTTTGACCCCCGCAACAAAAGCCGCGCCGAGCGCACCCTCCAGCTGGGCGGCAAAGCCGTAAGCCTGTTCGACCCGCCGCCGGACGTCGTGGGCGAGCCCCGCATCGGGGAGCAGGAAGCCCCCTACGACCGCCTCTGGTATACGGACTGGCTGCGCGCCTTGGTGGCCAACATCCTGGCCAATGTGGATTTTGACGGCCAGCAGAGCGTGAACCCGGAACAAAACAACCGCCTGCGCGACATTTTGCAGGCTTTCAAGGATTGA
- a CDS encoding sel1 repeat family protein, whose amino-acid sequence MRATITADARRGPGYATIVVAEAPESAGPEFLLRRASDQKSLTTSGWQENETRLSPESWDRPDAATLRLQVGPGVVDALDDLDAYRLTLANAAPCVLEVGPLAYSPMRGGHGLGEAVAAQMPEEPPLEVPAEEPEAPATEGLTAPDAPPLALDPQPPARSRGPFLLLLALLLLAVLGFALWWFVLRTPATPPMTAPGAGAEAGTAAAPQTPGQDAAKQNAATPNAAGPNAGGQTPPQQSPLRMARELLRGQAQPEQSLEAAKPLRTAQASPEQSDAAFLLLEDAAQKGNAAAMYMVAQFYDPQSSLPRGSLPVDLTQAKRWYEAALQKGQAEARPALEALRAYARAQADKGDAEAAALLQGWK is encoded by the coding sequence ATGCGCGCCACCATCACTGCCGATGCCAGACGCGGCCCTGGCTACGCCACCATTGTCGTCGCCGAGGCCCCGGAAAGCGCCGGGCCGGAATTTCTTCTCCGGCGGGCCTCGGACCAGAAAAGCCTGACAACCAGCGGCTGGCAGGAAAACGAAACCCGCCTCAGCCCGGAGAGCTGGGATCGTCCGGACGCCGCAACCCTGCGCCTGCAGGTGGGCCCCGGCGTGGTGGACGCCCTGGACGACCTGGACGCCTACCGGCTCACCCTTGCCAATGCCGCGCCCTGCGTGCTGGAGGTGGGGCCGCTGGCGTACTCCCCCATGCGCGGCGGGCACGGTCTGGGCGAGGCCGTTGCCGCGCAGATGCCGGAAGAGCCGCCCCTGGAGGTTCCGGCCGAAGAACCGGAGGCGCCGGCAACGGAAGGCCTGACCGCGCCGGACGCGCCGCCCCTGGCCCTGGATCCGCAGCCGCCCGCCCGCAGCCGCGGCCCGTTCCTGCTGCTTCTGGCCCTGCTGCTCCTGGCAGTGCTGGGCTTTGCCCTGTGGTGGTTTGTGCTGCGCACGCCCGCCACGCCGCCAATGACAGCCCCCGGCGCCGGCGCAGAGGCCGGAACGGCCGCTGCCCCCCAGACGCCGGGGCAGGACGCCGCAAAGCAAAACGCCGCAACACCGAATGCTGCGGGCCCAAACGCCGGAGGCCAGACGCCGCCCCAGCAGTCGCCCCTGCGCATGGCCCGAGAGCTGCTGCGCGGCCAGGCCCAGCCGGAGCAAAGTCTGGAGGCGGCCAAACCCCTGCGCACGGCCCAGGCAAGCCCGGAACAGAGCGACGCTGCCTTCCTGCTGCTGGAAGATGCGGCCCAGAAGGGCAATGCCGCGGCCATGTATATGGTGGCCCAGTTTTATGACCCGCAAAGCTCCCTGCCGCGCGGCAGTCTGCCCGTGGATCTGACCCAGGCCAAGCGCTGGTATGAAGCCGCCCTGCAAAAAGGCCAGGCCGAGGCCCGCCCGGCTCTGGAAGCCCTGCGCGCCTATGCCCGGGCACAGGCGGACAAAGGCGACGCCGAAGCCGCCGCCCTGCTGCAGGGCTGGAAATAA
- a CDS encoding vWA domain-containing protein produces the protein MHFLLCSVRRTCCLLLLAATALLAATPPTAAAPLLQEGKKSLYQRVVSHPGATLLAEPKADAAVLTKAVTPFTVFYVYARQEGWLQVGVSVTQPQGWLEAAKTTAWNQSLTLLFTPRTGRDPVLFFRTRQALDDLCAAPDMENRLAGLEKQAADLRARNAALPENLPIVAAEPADAAGAVSEKRFYLMPILDMQDPYAGVKFLQVASIDPGTAGKTGAAPAGPPKTGIALVLDTSISMKPYIDQSLNVVRQIYNRIEKSNLADKVGFAVVAFRSSTKATPGLEYTTRVVSDFATAKDRKGLEDNLAKVREATVSSHDFNEDSLAGVQTAVQSLNWGPYASRLILLISDAGPLKSADPYASVRMGPSEVNDLARQKGIWITAVHVKSPSGKANHAYAEQSYRALSRLSGERSNYQAVAAPTPQAGAAQFAAVARTLASGMLDMVQNTAAGKIMTRPKDEKPQNETPETAAARMAATLGYAMQLEYLGRARENQAPSVVNSWIADMDLARLARKEQAPSVEVAVLLTKNQLSDLSSQLKTIIDNAERTKKTDARDFFQGVLSASTRMARDPNLPTQGKTLAELGVLAEFLDGLPYKSDVMLLREEDWYRMSVGEQTTFINRLKSRLARYEEYDRDRANWESFGQADAGEWVYRVPLRMLP, from the coding sequence ATGCATTTTCTTCTCTGTTCCGTGCGGCGGACCTGTTGTCTGCTGTTGCTGGCAGCGACCGCCCTGCTGGCGGCCACGCCGCCGACCGCCGCCGCCCCCCTGCTGCAGGAGGGTAAAAAAAGCCTCTACCAGCGAGTGGTCAGCCACCCCGGCGCAACCCTGCTGGCCGAACCCAAGGCCGATGCCGCCGTGCTGACCAAGGCGGTAACGCCGTTCACCGTGTTCTACGTCTATGCCCGACAGGAGGGCTGGCTTCAGGTGGGCGTTTCCGTCACCCAGCCCCAGGGCTGGCTGGAAGCGGCCAAAACCACAGCCTGGAACCAGTCCCTGACGCTGCTCTTCACCCCGCGCACGGGGCGCGACCCGGTGCTCTTTTTCCGCACCCGGCAGGCTCTGGACGATCTCTGCGCCGCGCCGGACATGGAAAACCGCCTGGCCGGGCTGGAAAAACAGGCCGCCGACCTGCGCGCCCGCAACGCCGCCCTGCCGGAAAACCTGCCCATTGTGGCCGCCGAACCGGCGGACGCTGCCGGGGCCGTCTCCGAAAAGCGCTTCTACCTCATGCCTATTCTGGACATGCAGGATCCGTATGCGGGCGTCAAATTTCTCCAGGTGGCCTCCATTGATCCCGGCACAGCGGGCAAAACCGGCGCAGCCCCCGCGGGCCCGCCCAAGACGGGCATCGCCCTGGTGCTGGACACCAGCATTTCCATGAAGCCGTATATTGACCAGAGCCTCAATGTGGTGCGCCAGATCTACAACCGCATTGAAAAAAGCAACCTGGCCGACAAGGTGGGCTTTGCCGTGGTGGCCTTCCGCAGCAGCACCAAGGCCACGCCGGGCCTGGAATACACGACCAGGGTGGTCAGCGACTTCGCCACGGCCAAAGACCGCAAAGGCCTGGAGGACAACCTCGCCAAAGTGCGGGAGGCCACGGTCTCCAGCCACGACTTCAATGAAGATTCCCTGGCGGGCGTGCAAACGGCCGTGCAGTCTCTCAACTGGGGGCCCTACGCCTCCCGGCTTATCCTGCTCATCTCCGACGCCGGGCCGCTCAAAAGTGCGGACCCCTATGCCTCGGTGCGCATGGGCCCCAGCGAGGTCAACGACCTGGCCCGGCAAAAAGGCATCTGGATCACCGCCGTGCACGTCAAAAGCCCCTCCGGCAAGGCCAACCACGCCTATGCGGAACAGAGCTACCGCGCCTTAAGCCGCCTCTCCGGCGAGCGCTCCAACTATCAGGCCGTGGCCGCGCCCACCCCCCAGGCCGGGGCCGCCCAGTTCGCCGCTGTGGCCAGAACCCTGGCCTCCGGCATGCTGGATATGGTCCAGAACACGGCGGCGGGCAAAATCATGACCCGCCCCAAGGACGAAAAACCGCAGAACGAAACGCCCGAAACCGCGGCCGCCCGCATGGCCGCCACCCTGGGCTACGCCATGCAGCTGGAGTATCTGGGCCGCGCGCGGGAAAATCAGGCCCCCAGCGTGGTTAACTCCTGGATTGCGGATATGGATCTGGCCCGCCTGGCCCGCAAGGAGCAGGCACCCAGCGTGGAAGTGGCCGTACTCCTGACCAAAAACCAGCTCAGCGACCTGAGCAGCCAGCTCAAGACCATCATCGACAATGCGGAGCGCACCAAAAAAACCGACGCCCGCGACTTCTTCCAGGGCGTGCTTTCCGCCTCCACCCGCATGGCCCGCGATCCCAACCTGCCCACCCAAGGCAAAACCCTGGCCGAACTGGGCGTGCTGGCAGAGTTTCTGGACGGCCTGCCCTACAAAAGCGACGTCATGCTCCTGCGCGAGGAGGACTGGTACCGCATGAGCGTGGGCGAGCAGACAACCTTCATCAACCGCCTTAAATCCCGTCTGGCCCGCTATGAGGAATACGACCGCGACCGCGCCAACTGGGAGAGCTTCGGCCAGGCCGACGCCGGGGAGTGGGTCTACCGTGTGCCCCTGCGCATGCTGCCCTGA
- a CDS encoding ABC transporter ATP-binding protein gives MFRLRRVIKTRPGAAGFCLHIDRLDVPRGALLALTGPSGCGKSTALDLLACALRPDPPAREGGPQGPATTQALFAFAPAPGAVTDVLAAWERGGTDALARLRLRHLGYVLQTGGLLPFLTAGENILLRRRALGLAASRLEDPPDAFQDVPARLGIARLLGQRPATLSVGERQRAAIAAALAHGPSVVLADEPTAALDPLHANAVLRLLAQLARELNVAVIMVTHDAAAAAAAGFTPVPVRVHAVGEATLARICWPENPDPDAPRPEESKEEARS, from the coding sequence GTGTTCCGGCTCCGGCGGGTAATCAAAACCCGCCCCGGCGCGGCCGGCTTTTGCCTGCACATAGACCGGCTTGACGTGCCGCGCGGCGCGCTGCTGGCCCTGACAGGCCCCAGCGGCTGCGGCAAAAGCACGGCGCTGGACCTGCTGGCCTGCGCCCTGCGGCCCGACCCCCCGGCAAGGGAAGGCGGGCCGCAAGGGCCCGCGACAACGCAGGCCCTCTTTGCTTTTGCGCCAGCGCCGGGCGCTGTCACGGACGTGCTGGCCGCCTGGGAGCGCGGCGGCACGGACGCCCTGGCCCGGCTGCGCCTGCGCCACCTGGGTTATGTACTGCAAACCGGCGGGCTGCTGCCTTTTCTCACCGCCGGGGAAAACATCCTCCTGCGCCGTCGCGCCCTGGGGCTTGCGGCTTCCCGCCTGGAAGACCCCCCGGACGCCTTCCAAGACGTGCCGGCCCGGTTGGGCATCGCCCGGCTGCTGGGCCAGCGTCCTGCCACGCTCTCCGTGGGCGAACGCCAGCGCGCGGCCATTGCCGCGGCTTTGGCCCACGGCCCTTCCGTAGTGCTGGCGGACGAGCCCACCGCCGCCCTGGACCCCCTGCACGCCAACGCCGTGCTGCGCCTGCTGGCGCAGCTTGCGCGCGAGCTCAACGTCGCCGTGATCATGGTCACGCACGATGCGGCAGCGGCAGCGGCCGCCGGGTTCACGCCCGTGCCCGTGCGCGTGCACGCCGTGGGGGAGGCGACCCTGGCCCGCATCTGCTGGCCGGAGAATCCGGATCCGGACGCACCGCGGCCTGAAGAATCCAAAGAGGAGGCCCGATCCTGA